Within Massilia endophytica, the genomic segment GCGCGGCATGCGGCGTCAATGAAGCGAAGTCGCGCGCGCAGAGGTGGAGCCGCCGCGCGGCCCAAGCTTCCGACAGCGGCAGGACCGCCAGGTCCAGCTGGATGGTCTTCGCCAGCGCATGGGAAACGATGGAGACGCCCACGCCAGCCTGAAGGCACATTGCCACATGTTCGATGCTGCGCAGGCGGATACGGTAGTCAAGCTGGCGGCCAAGCCGTGAAGCGCGTTCCGCAAGGTGGGCCTCGAGCGCAGTATCCGCCATGCCCACGATGGGCTCTTCGAGAACGTCGGCGAATGTGGCATTGGGCTGCCGGGCCAGCCTGTGGGACTGGCTGGCCACCACAACAAGCTGGTCGCTTGCGATGAGCTCCGATTGCAGCGAGCCCAGGTCCGTAATGTCGGCAACAATGCCCAGGTCCGCCCGCTGCTCCGCCAGGGCCTGGACGATCTCCGCACTGGGCTTTTCTTCGAGATCGATTGAGAGATCGGGGTGCGCGGCGAGAAACTGGCAGAGCTGCGGCGGCAGAAATGCGGCCATGGCAGCGGTATTCGACAGGAGGCCGACACGGCCCTTCAAGCCCGTCGCATACGTTCGCAGCTCCCCGCGCATCTGCTCCACCTGCCCCAGAATTGCCCGGGCATGGCGGATCAGCGCTTCTCCGGCAGGGGTGGCGCGCACGCCGCGCCGGTTCCGCTCCAGCAGCGGCGCCCCCAGCGCATCCTCCATTCCGGCGATGCGCTCGCTGACCGAGGCCAGGGCCAGATGCATGGCGCGCGCGCCATGGGTCAGGCTGCCGCATTCGACCACGGTAAGGAACAGTCGCAAATCAGTGAGGTCGAAGCGCATTGCAGGAATGTGAGTTCGGATTGTCCGAAGTCTAGCACCGGAATTGCCGGATTGCGAGGAGGCCAGCCACCGACTAAGATCAGCTGCATGGATACCATCATTCTAACGTTTTCGGCGGGGACAGTGGCAGGCGCCATGAACGCGCTGGCCGGTGGCGGCTCCTTCGTAAGCCTGCCAGCGCTGATTGCCGCAGGCGTGCCATCGGTTCAGGCGAATGCTTCCAGCACGGTCGCGCTGTTCCCGGGCGGCCTGGCCAGCGCCTGGGCGTACCGTGATGGCCTGGGTCCGGTGGGCGCCGTCTCCCTGCGCCCGCTCGCCGCGGCGACGCTCTTCGGCGGCCTGCTCGGCGCGCTGCTCCTGATGCGCACATCGTCGGCAGTCTTCGGCTATCTGCTTCCCTGGCTGCTGCTGATTGCATCCCTCGCGCTCGCCTTCGGCAAACGCCTGAGAGAGGCCCTGCGTGCCCGCTGCCACATTCACGCCAATGCCGTGCTGGCGGTTCAATTCGCGCTTGGCGTGTATGGCGGCTATTTCGGCGGCGCGGTCGGGATCATGATGATTGCGATATGGGGCCTGATCGACAGCCGGGACCTGAAAGCGCTCAACGCGCAGCGCACCTTGCTGGTAAGCGCTGCCAATACGGTCGCCGTGCTCGTTTTCATCGCCGCCGGCGCGGTGCATTGGCCAGAGACCCTCGGCACGCTCGCAGGCGCAATCGCGGGCGGATATTTTGGCGCACACATCGGCCGGCGCGCATCGGCAGCCGCAGTGCGCCGGATCACGCTGTGCGCGACCTTCGGCATCACGCTCGCGTTCTTCGTAAAGTCTTACGGCCGTATACTTTCAGGCTGGTGACGCCATGGGGCCGGCCGGATGGACCAATGGCGTGTGCGCCGAATTCTCAAACCTGTGTATAGTCTCTATCTTTCTATCGGGTAAGCATCAGCATTTGTGCTTCCCGTCATGGCGTAATGTCTTCCGTACAGAATTGAGGTCCGATGAACACCAGTACCGAGGCGTTACAGCTCGACAGCAGCTGCAGTACAGCACATTCCGTTCGGTTTTATGCAGAAGACGCAGTGCTTCTGGCGGAAGTGAAGGACTATCTGGACGCAGGGCTGCGCGGTGGCGGTTCCGCGATCGTGATCGCGACGGAAGAGCATCTCAGCGCCTTGCGCCAGCAATTGCTGGGCCTGGGAAGACTCGAAGGCGAGCCTGCCTGGTTCCCCGGCGAGCTCATTATGCTGGAAGCGTCGCACGCCCTGTCGCAGTTCATGGTCGGCGACTGGCCGGACGAACAGCGCTTCCGCGAGGTCGTTGGCGGACTGGTGAGCAAAACCTGCGCGCGGGGCAAGCCGGTTCACGCCTTCGGCGAAATGGTGGCCGTGCTGTGCGGACGTGGCCTCTACGATGCGGCCGTAAGGCTGGAACAGCTGTGGAACGCTCTGCGTGAAGAGCACCGTTTTTCGCTGTTCTGCGCCTATCCATGGCACCTGTTTCCCAACCAGGAGCGCACCCTGGCGTTTCAACATGTATGCGCCGAACACGACCATGTCGGCGTGCACACGCACGGCACCGGGGCACAGCACGTTGGGCACCGCGAGGCAGTGCTCGAACAGAAAGTCTTCGCATTGCAGGCCGAGCTGGCAGGCGCGCGCCAGTCGGAACAGACGCTCCGGCACCGCGAGCAGGAGCTCGTGGACTTTCTCGAAAAGGCGGCCGAGGGCATTCACCGCGTGGCGCCGGACGGCACGATCCTCTGGGCCAACACGGCCGAGCTGGCATTGCTCGGCTATCGCTGGGAGGAGTATATCGGCCACCATATTGCCGAGTTCCATGCCGATCAGGCTGAAATCCAGGACATATTGCAGCGCCTGCATGCGGGCGAGATTCTGCTGGATCAGCCTGCGCGCATGCGCTGCAAGGATGGGGCGATCAAGCATGTCGTCATCAACTCCAACGGCTGCTTCGAAGATGGCCGCCTGCGCTATACCCGCTGCTTCACGCGCGACGCCACGGACCGCCACCTGCTGGCGCAGACCTATCGGGAACGCGAAGCGCTGGTGCAGGAGCTGTCCCGCGCCAATGAAGCGAAGGACGAGTTCCTGGCCATGCTCGCCCACGAACTGCGCAATCCGCTGGCGCCGATATCCGCTGCAGCGCAGCTGGTGTCGCTCGCCCCCGATGAGGCCGGACGCGTAAAGCAGGCCTCCGCCGTCATCCTGCGGCAGGTAGCGCATATGACCAGCCTGATCGACGATCTGCTCGATGTGGCGCGGGTGACGCGGGGACTTGTTGTGCTGAACAACGACGCGCTGGATCTGCGCGAGGTCATCTATGAAGCCGTCGAACAGGCCGCGCCGCGTATCCGGGGGCAGCAGCAGCGCCTGGCGCTCGACGTGCCGCCGGAGTCTGCCGTCGTACGCGGCGACCGCAAGCGCCTGGTACAGGTGGTGGCCAACCTGCTGTCGAACGCCGCGAAGTTTACGCCGGCGAATGGCGAAATCAGTATCCGGCTCCGCCTTCGCGAGAATGAGGTGGAACTTGCCGTGGCCGACAACGGTGTCGGAATGGAGCCCGATCTGGTGGCGCGGGTATTCGGCCTCTTCGTTCAGGGACACCGTACACTGGACCGGGCGCAGGGCGGGCTCGGCATCGGCCTGTCGCTGGCCAAACGCCTGGTCGAATCCCATGGCGGAACGCTGTGTGCGGCCAGTGCCGGGGCGGGGGAGGGCAGCACGTTTACCGTGACCCTGCCGCGCGTGATGCATCAGCCGATCGACGGCGCCTCGCTTGCAAAGTTGCCTGTGCAGAGGCACGGAGATTCCCTCCGGGTCATCGTGGTGGACGATAACCGCGATGCCGCCGACACCCTGGCCGGGTTGCTCTCAGCCGTAGGCCACCAGTCGCGCGCGCTTTATTGTGCGGAGGCCGCCATTGAGGCGGCAAAGTCCGCTTGTCCCCATGTATTCATGATCGATATTGGCCTGCCGGAGATGGATGGACTCGCTTTGGCGCGGCGCCTGACGGCCATGCCCGAGGCAGCAAACGCCGTCCTGATCGCAGTGACCGGCTACAGCCAGTTGAAGGACCGCAGTTCAAGCAGGGCAGTGGGCTTCCAGCACCACTTCGTAAAGCCGGTGGACATCGCTGAACTGTTGGGATTGCTCGCAGAGCTCACACCGGCCACTTCGTCCTGATGAGTTAGCGTCCTCGTCCACGGACGGGCAGGCTATACTGGCGGCTTGTTAACCGTCAGCCCACCATGACCAACCGCCCGGATACCGACCAGGAAAACCTGGAACAGCTGAAACTCCTCGTCGAGCGCATCAGCGACTACGCCATCTACATGCTGACGCCGGACGGCGTGGTGGCAAGCTGGAACGAAGGCGCGCGCCGCTTCAAGGGCTACGAACGCAGCGAGATCCTTGGACGCCACTTTTCCATTTTCTATACCCCCGAGGACCTCGCCGCCGGCCTTCCGGCCCGCGCCCTGGCCACCGCAAAAGAGCTGGGCCATTTCGAGGCGGAGGGCTGGCGTGTGCGCAAGGATGGGAAGCGGTTCTGGGCTTCCGTGGTCATGGACCGCATCAATGACGATCAGGGGAACCTGGTCGGCTTTGCCAAGATCACGCGCGACATCAGCGAGCGCAAGGCGGCCGATGTGGCGCGCCGGGAAGGCGAACTGCACTTCAAGCTGCTGGTTCAGGGGGTAGTCGATTATGCGATCTACATGCTGTCGCCGGAGGGCGAGGTGAGCACCTGGAACGGGGGCGCCGAGCGCATCAAGGGGTATGCGGCAAACGAGGTCCTGGGCACGCATTTCTCCCGCTTCTATACTGAGGAAGACCGCGCCGCAGGACGGCCCGGTAAGGCGCTCAGCACGGCGCGTGCGGAAGGGCGCTTCGAGGCAGAAGGCTGGCGCGTGCGCAAGGACGGCAGCCGCTTCCGCGCACATGTCGTCATCGATGCGATCCGTGACGAGGCGGGAAACCTGGTCGGGTTTGCAAAGGTTACCCGCGACATCACGGAACGCATGCTGCTGGAAAGCGCACAGGCGGCCCTGCATAGCGCGCAGAGGCTGGAGGCCATCGGCAAGCTGACGGGCGGGGTCGCTCACGATTTCAACAATATCCTGCAGGTGATTGGGGGCAGCGTGCAGCTGCTCTCCGAGCTGGTGCACGACAACGCGAGCGCGCTGCGCTACGCGAATATCGCCATGAATGCGGTCGAGCGCGGCGCCAAGCTGTCCTCGCAGTTGCTCGCCTTCGCACGCCGCCAGCCGCTGCAGCCTGTGGTCGTGAACGCCGGCCGCATTGTGCGCGGCATCGAAGACCTCACCCAGCGTGCGCTGGGCGAACAGGTGGAGATCGAAAGCGTGATCTCTGGCGGACTATGGAATACGCTGATCGATCCGAACCAGCTGGAAAATGTCATCCTGAACCTGGCGATCAATGCACGCGATGCGATGCCGGAGGGAGGCAAGCTGACGCTTGAGGTGGGCAACGCCATGCTGGACGATAATTATGTGCGTTCGGAGCCCGATGTGCCGCCGGGCCAATATGTCGTGGTGAGTGTCAGCGATACGGGGGGCGGCATGCCAGCGGATGTTCTGGAGCGGGCGGTCGAACCATTCTTTACCACCAAGGGGGAAGGCAAGGGGACCGGACTCGGACTGAGCATGGCATTCGGCTTCGTGAAGCAGAGTGGCGGCCATTTCCGCATCTACAGCGAAGTAGGGCACGGCACCACCATCAAAATGTATTTCCCGCGCGTCCACGCCAACGAAGACCTGCGGCCGTCCGCCCTGCCGACCGAGGTTACCGGTGGCGACCAGACCATCCTGGTGGTGGAGGACGATCCAACCGTGCAGGCCATGGTCGTGGAAACGCTGACCGGCCTCGGCTACAAGGTGCTGAAGGCGGATAACGCCGAAGACGCACTGGCGGTCCTCAAGGCCGGGGTGCATTGCGATCTGCTCTTTACCGATGTGGTGATGCCTGGCAGCCTCAGGACACCGGAGCTTGCGCGGCAGGCCAAGGCCTTGCTGCCGCATCTCGAAGTGCTGTTCACGTCGGGCTATACCCAGAATGCCATCATCCACGGCGGCCGCCTGGATCCCGGCGTGCAGTTACTGAGCAAGCCATACCGGCGTGAAGATCTGGCGCGCAAGATTTCGGCCATCCTCAAGCCCGGCAAACGGGCAGCGCCGCGCCACGTCCTGATGGTTGAAGACAATGAGGACGCGCGGTTGATGGCTGTGCAGGTGACGGAGGTGCTCGGCTACAAGGTGAGCGCGGTGGGCACGGCCGAGGCGGCGCTGGCGCTGCTGGCGACCCAGGACTTCGACGTGCTGATGACCGATGTCCGCCTGCCTGGCATCGACGGCATCAGCCTCGCGCAGAAGGCGAAGGCCGCCAAACCGGCGCTGCACATCGTTCTGTGCTCAGGAATGTCGAGCCTGCCTGAGCAGACGGCGACCCTGAATGCCGTGCATCTGCTCAAGCCATTCAATCAAACACAGTTGAAGGCAGCCCTCGGTTGAAGCCTTGGGCGAAGGAGGGCGCTTACCTAAAATTGGATACACGCAGACACTTTTACTCCGCCATCCTGCCACTGATGGCCATGGGATTGGCGCCGTAAAAACTTAGCCGGAACTGGGCTGCTTTGAGACGTCGGTTTGATATTAAAGCCTTCGATCGCTAAAAGTGTTTATCCCAGTTGATACCGTCAACGTCAACGGCATTAAAATTGTTCTTCGCTAGCTCCTGGCTTAGAAGTTCTGCCGCATACGGTTCTTCCCGAAACCTCATCGTCTCCAAATTCACGAGTTCCGAGAAGGTGCGCTGTATTGGCTCTGGCGTTATTTGAAGCTGTCTGCGCACGTTTCCATGGAGGTTAGACGCAGTAACGGTTACGTCGATGCTGAGTCCATCTGCGTGAGGGTCAACCCACCCGATGAACACATATTCGTGATCATAACCATGCCGGAAATCTTGGCAAGCTATCTGTATCTGTGAAGAGCGATCTGGTTCCTCGATGACGACGAAATCATGTCTGCCGGGTACTGCTGCCTCGCTTCTGCGAAACGCGTACATCGAGCTCAAATCCCGGGTCCGGGGAACGGGCGGATGAGGGCCTACGGGATAGGCGACAACGGGGCGTTCGTGCACCCACCCCCCGCTGGCCGCTAGCCTTATCAAAAGATCCTCGGCGGGCACATGGCCGACGTTCTCAATGCGGAAGCGAATTTCAACCTGGCCAAAGTTCAGCTCCAACTTTCGTTCGCAATCCTTGATGTAGTTCGGAACGACTTTTTCTTGCCAAAAGTTGTGCCGCCTTTCGAGCGTGTGATCAAATTCGAGGTGGCTGGAAATTCCATGCAAGCCACCGCGATCTTGTCTGGCGATTGGGTTTAACCGGATGATGCGCTTCTGAAGTTCCGCCCGCTCTATGTCAGAAAGAGTCCTAACGCGTACGGATGGAACTGATGCTGACCCTGGTAGGAGTGTGATTTCCAATTGAGGTTCGCGACTCTTAAGCGCGTCCACTTCGCCCTGCAGCTTTTTGGCTTTCTTCTCCGCTTCGGACTGTTCCCTCGCGCGTAGCCAGTTATCCCCGATTTGGTATGTTCTTAGCCCGAGTTTCCTCGCCAAGTACAGCGGTCGAATATCATGGCTAAGAAGTATCCGTTTGCCGATATCCGGACCCTTCGTGCATTGGGTCTGCACCGCAACCCGAGCATCAGCTTCATCTTGGTCGAATTCGTCGAACTGAGTCCAGTCGATTCGGCCGCAATCGGCCATAGCGATCTCCACTCGAGGAGCTGGGGCCTCACGGATTACGACTGTCTCAGCGCCGTCGACAATAGGTCGTAGAGTCCTATTGAATCGTCTCGCATGATCGGCCAGGCGCGCGTGACTCTTCTTCGAATCAACCTCCTGCATTACAGTGGGGACGATAAGCACAAGAATGCTGCCGGCACTCGCGATTTCCTTCCACGGCAGCTGGTCTAGTGCTAAGCACTCAAGTGCGACGTTCGAGTCAATGAATGCAACAACGAAGTATTTCTCCCAATTGATGGTCATCGTTTCCCCAGTTCTTTTTACCTAGTCGCCATGGTGCGCCCTTTTTTCGACCTCAAGCATACCCGTCTTGACAAGGAAAAGCGATCCGGCTGGGCTACGGCAAATGACGGATCGCCGCATCGGAACTTCGCCGCGGGTTCTGACGCTCTCCCGCATCCAGATAGTGCTTGATGTCATGCTCGGCGCGCTCATCCCGAGAACTGATCGATATCTTCCAACAAATTGCCGCCACGGCGCATGGCGCCGTCCTTGCGCAAGTACATGAACTTGTCATCGCGCGCGTAGACCTGCCGATGCGCGTGCCAGAGGAGGGACGCATTCGCAAATGCCACCTGCTCGGGCCCCGCATCGATCACCTCAACGGAATTCCCGGTATGGCCGACCATCAGGAGCTCATGTGAAACCGGGAACAGGACTTCAGTACCGCGGCGCCCAAAGCCAGGCGAGTCAAACGGATTGCGCTCTTTCCTTTCGCTCCATTGCAGGCCGACCGGGTGGTCCGATGTCACGAAGCCCCCAGTGTCGGCGCCTGCCCTGACGAGCAGCCAGCGCCGCTGAGCCAGCGACGTGAGGACGGTTTCCATCATGCGCATCTCGTTGCCGACGTGCCGGGTGGTGCTTACCTCAATGGTATAGGCTTCGCTCTGGACGAACTGCTTCATCTCTTCGTAGGTCACCTTTGGAGCATCCGGCACGTGCCCATCTCGGATCGCTCGTCCCATCGTGGCATTGTAGCGCTCCTCGTTCGCTACTGTCAGGTGCATAATTTGTTTGGCTATACGCTCGTGGAAATCCCGTACGTTCTCGCGCATCCTGGGGGTTCGCACGGCCATCAGGGCAATCAGGTTCAAAAGGAGATTCAGGTCTTCGTCGCTGCCGAGGGCGCGCGTTTGCCACATGCGACGCAACGCCTGTGCCACTTTGCTCTCGAAGTTTGCATACGTCATCTCGACAAGATTCGGATCGACGCCGTCCACCTCGATGCGGTTGAAGTCGCGCGCCGAAGCGACGTTGCGCGGACTGGTCGTGAACGACGTGCGCGTGCGCTTATCCACGACGAGCAACTGCGCGTTCTTGCTCGCGCTTTTGGCAAACCCTTTCAAGTAGCACTGCGGGACCCAGTGCTGGTTACGGACCTGGCCGGCCGCCATATTCCCTCCACTAGACGTGGCAGACCAGTCAATACCTCCCGGCATGCCTGGACTGGATCATAACGATGCCGGTGCGCAGCCCTGGGAGGCCCCGACTGTCCGCACGCTGAGGGCGGGGCGATGGACCAGATCAGCCTCGGGCGCCTATGTTCCCTGCATCTGCTCCTCGCCCATGGCGCCTGTGACGTGGTGCCTGATCGCACTCAGATAGCAAGCGAAGGAAACCGCGCTCATGGCAAGCAGCATGGCGATCAGCAGTTGCGTGTGGGCGCCGCCCAGCACAAAGGCCGCCGCCAGTGGCCCGGCGGCCTTCGACACCAGCGACGGTCCGGCCATAGCGCCCGAAATCGCGCCATAGTTTTTGGCCCCGAAGAGCGCTTGCGGAATGGTGCCGCGCACGATAGTCATAATGCCATTGCTCAGCCCATAGAGGAGGCAGAAGAGAGCGACGGCCCAGGCCTGGCTGCCGAAGAGCAGCAGTGCCAGCAGGGATGCAGGCAGAGCGGCGAAGGTGAATTTGCCTACCGTTTGGGGCAGGGCGCTGCGTGCCACCGTTCTCTCGAGCACGCGGCCGGCGACCTGCATCGGTCCGATCAGGCTGGCCATCAGGACGGCCATGCCGGCGACGTGGCCCATGTCCTTGAGCAGTGGGATCAGGTGCACGGACAGCGCCGAGAAAGTGAAGGTATTGGCCGAGAAGGCAAAGGCCAGCTTCCAGAACGCTGGGTGGCGCAATGCCTCCGCCAGGGTATGGCTGCGCACCGCCTGCGCGCCGGAGGGCGGAACGTGAGGCGCATCGGGGCCCAGGAGCAGGTGCAGCGGCAGACACACCACAAGCTGCGCGATGCCGAACCAGAAATAGCTGTCGCGCCAGCCCAGCTCATTGCTCAATTTGAGCGTCAGGGGCCAGAAGATGGTGCTGGCAAAGCCCGCAAAGAGCGTGAGCGTGGAGATGGCCTGCCGTGCGCCGGATGCGAACTTGCGGTTGAGGGTGGCAAATGCCGCCTCGTACAAGGTGAGCGCCATGGCGACGCCCAGTAGCAGCCAGGCGCCAAAGTAGGACAGGGCGCTATTGGCATGACTGAGCCAGATCAGGCCCAGCCCGCAAACGAGCGAACCTGCCGCCATCACCCAGCGCCCGCCGAAGCGGTCGAGCATGATGCCCGTCGGTGTCGAACAGGCGCCGGTCACCAGAAGGCTGGCTGAGAAGGCGCCGTAGACCAGTTCTGGCGAGAGATGGAGGTCGGCGCCAATCGCGCCGGCCACAACGCTGAAGGCATAGTACAGAGAGCCCCAGGACGCGATCTGCGTGACCGCGAGAATGCCGATGGTGCGCCAGGGACTCCCCATTACCAACCCTTTCGTTTTTTAAGGGATCGATTGTACGTCATGCGCAGCAGGATGGCTTGGGCAGGGCCGCGGGCGCGGGGCAGCCGCAGCCCGCCGCGCCTGCCGCTTTCGCCGCCGCATCGTCCACGCAGCAGGCATCGGTTCCTTGCGGGGCTGGACCGCCGCAGCAGCCCGATGCGCTGTCGGCCTCAGGCGGCCTGGTGTTGCACACGCCCGTTTCCGGCAACTCGAGCTGCACGTCATCGGCGGCCTTCAGGTCTCCCGCCAGCGCGGCGACAACGGAGCGCACCTGCTCGTAGCCAGTGGCCATCAGGAAGTTGGGAGCGCGGCCGTAGCTCTTCGCGCCGACGGCATAGTAGCCAATCTCCGGGTGGGCCAGTTCGCGGTGCCCGTGTGGCCGGACGGTGCCACAGCTGTGTTCGTTCGGATCGATGAGGGGGGCCAGCGCATCCGTACTTTCCAGCCACGGATCATGACGTACCCGCAGTTCGCGCGTGATCGCCAGATCCGGCCTGGCGCCCGTTGAGGCAACGATGCGGTCGATGCCATCGATAAACCGCGCGTCGCCCGCCACGTTCTCTCCGACGATGCGCAACTGCCCGTCCACCTCAGTGATCGAGCGGATCAGGAAGTTCGTGTGAATCTCCAGGCGTCCCGCCCGGTGCAGCGCCTGCAGCCGCAGGCCCACTTGGCCGCGTGCCGGAAGGCCATCGGCTTCGCCGCCGCCGAAGGTCTTGGCCGGCGAATTGCCCCGGATCGCCCAGACGATGACCGTTCCGGGGGCTTCGTCTGCCAGCTGCGCCAATGCCAGCAGGGTGCCTGCGGCGGAGTGGCCAGCGCCCACTACAAGAACGCGCTTCCCCGCGTAGCGCTGCCGTTCACGCCCGGTAATGTCGGGCATGCCGTAGTCGATGCGGTCTGCAAACTGCTGTTCGCCTTGCGCGGGCAGGCCGTTCGCCCCCAAGGGATTCGGGTGCGACCAGGTGCCCGTGGCGTCAAGCACAGCGCTCACGAAATACTCCCGCTCCCCCTGCCTCGTGTGCGTCCGGATCACAAAGGGCGCCTGTTCGCGGCCGCGGGTCTTGACCTTGTCAAAGCCGAGGCGAGCGACTTCCGTGACCCGGTGTCCGAGCTTCAGGTGCTCGGCGAACTGGGGCAGCTTCGCCAGGGGTTCTAAATAACGCTGGCGAAGCTCTCCAGCAGTGGGCAGGTCATCGGCTGGCGGCATGTGCCAGCCCGCCGCCTCAAGGAGCTTGCGCGCAGCCCTGTCCACGTTGTACTGCCACGGCGAGAACAGCCGGACCTGCTCGTAGCTTGCGAGATTGCCTGCCACTGAATCGGCGGCCTCGAAAATTAACGGCGTCATGCCGCGTTCAATCAGATGGGCAGCGGCAGCCAGGCCCACAGGGCCGCCGCCCAACACGGCAACAGGAAGAGTGATATCGGACAGATTCATGTTGATTCCTTTCGATCAAAGAGAACATGCCATCAGGGTGGCCGAGGCAGGGCAGGCGCCCTGGAATTCGCGGGACGCTTGCAGTGCCGATGGAACCGATGCCCGGTCGACTTCCTGGAAGCCGCGCCGGGCGAAATACTGGGCAGCAGTGGTAGTGAGCAGGTAAAGCGTGTCGATCCGCCGCGTGCGGGCAAGCTCGGCGATCTGCCGGTGCAACTGGTCGCCCAAGCCTTGGCCCTGGTGCTGCGCTGCGACGACAACCGAGCGCAGTAAGGCTGCCTGTCCGTACAGCTCCAGACCTCCTGCGCAGAGCAGTTCGGTGCCTGTGTCGCCGACGATGAATGCATCCAGGTGATCGCTGGCGCCATCGGTGGGCAATTGGGCGGCCTGCAGGAGCCGTTGTATGGCAGGCCAATCTGCCTGCGTTGCGGGCCGGAAGGTGAGGGTAGTAGTCATGGCAATCTCCTGTGCAGTTTGTTATTCGTCGAATTACGAATCATTAGGCAAAAAATTTACAGGCCGCCGATCAGCGCCTTGAGCTGCGCCAGACGCTCTGGGTTCACGCAATAGCACACGCGCTGCTCGTCGGAAGAACCGCAGATCAACCCGGCGTCTTTCAAGACCGTGATGTGCTGCGAGATGGTCGAGGCTGCCAGTGGCAGCACCTCGGCGAGATTGCCGAAATAGCAGGCGCCATAAGCGGACAGATACTTCAGCAGCTGGACGCGGGCCGGGTGGCCAAGCGCCTTGCACATGCGCGCCAGGTCCTCGGCGTCGATGGCCATCACCGCTTCGCCAGCGGCGCGGGAATCACAGCAGGTTGTCATCTTGGGTTAATTCGTTAATCGACGAATGAAGAATAGAGCGATGTCATCCGCCTGTCAAGATATTTCTATATATTTGGAATTGTCGTAGTTTTGGGCTATCATCGTTCGACTTTTATCGGGATGAGCGATATGGAAACTAAAGCAGTACTCGCGGCGCTAGCCGCGCTGGCACAGGAAACCCGGCTGGGCATTTTCCGCCTGCTCGTGCAGACCGGGCCGGAAGGCATGGCGGCAACGCGCATTGCGGAGCACATGGGTATCGCCCCATCCTCCTTATCCTTCCATCTGAAGGAACTGAGCCATTCGGGCTTGATCGGCGCACGCCAGGAGGGCCGCTTCCTTTTCTATTCGGCCAACATGGGCGCGATGGATGCGCTGATGGGTTTTCT encodes:
- a CDS encoding LysR substrate-binding domain-containing protein; the encoded protein is MRFDLTDLRLFLTVVECGSLTHGARAMHLALASVSERIAGMEDALGAPLLERNRRGVRATPAGEALIRHARAILGQVEQMRGELRTYATGLKGRVGLLSNTAAMAAFLPPQLCQFLAAHPDLSIDLEEKPSAEIVQALAEQRADLGIVADITDLGSLQSELIASDQLVVVASQSHRLARQPNATFADVLEEPIVGMADTALEAHLAERASRLGRQLDYRIRLRSIEHVAMCLQAGVGVSIVSHALAKTIQLDLAVLPLSEAWAARRLHLCARDFASLTPHAALLAQQLLQHALPEAATPPLPQETR
- a CDS encoding sulfite exporter TauE/SafE family protein, translated to MDTIILTFSAGTVAGAMNALAGGGSFVSLPALIAAGVPSVQANASSTVALFPGGLASAWAYRDGLGPVGAVSLRPLAAATLFGGLLGALLLMRTSSAVFGYLLPWLLLIASLALAFGKRLREALRARCHIHANAVLAVQFALGVYGGYFGGAVGIMMIAIWGLIDSRDLKALNAQRTLLVSAANTVAVLVFIAAGAVHWPETLGTLAGAIAGGYFGAHIGRRASAAAVRRITLCATFGITLAFFVKSYGRILSGW
- a CDS encoding ATP-binding protein, which codes for MNTSTEALQLDSSCSTAHSVRFYAEDAVLLAEVKDYLDAGLRGGGSAIVIATEEHLSALRQQLLGLGRLEGEPAWFPGELIMLEASHALSQFMVGDWPDEQRFREVVGGLVSKTCARGKPVHAFGEMVAVLCGRGLYDAAVRLEQLWNALREEHRFSLFCAYPWHLFPNQERTLAFQHVCAEHDHVGVHTHGTGAQHVGHREAVLEQKVFALQAELAGARQSEQTLRHREQELVDFLEKAAEGIHRVAPDGTILWANTAELALLGYRWEEYIGHHIAEFHADQAEIQDILQRLHAGEILLDQPARMRCKDGAIKHVVINSNGCFEDGRLRYTRCFTRDATDRHLLAQTYREREALVQELSRANEAKDEFLAMLAHELRNPLAPISAAAQLVSLAPDEAGRVKQASAVILRQVAHMTSLIDDLLDVARVTRGLVVLNNDALDLREVIYEAVEQAAPRIRGQQQRLALDVPPESAVVRGDRKRLVQVVANLLSNAAKFTPANGEISIRLRLRENEVELAVADNGVGMEPDLVARVFGLFVQGHRTLDRAQGGLGIGLSLAKRLVESHGGTLCAASAGAGEGSTFTVTLPRVMHQPIDGASLAKLPVQRHGDSLRVIVVDDNRDAADTLAGLLSAVGHQSRALYCAEAAIEAAKSACPHVFMIDIGLPEMDGLALARRLTAMPEAANAVLIAVTGYSQLKDRSSSRAVGFQHHFVKPVDIAELLGLLAELTPATSS
- a CDS encoding hybrid sensor histidine kinase/response regulator; the encoded protein is MTNRPDTDQENLEQLKLLVERISDYAIYMLTPDGVVASWNEGARRFKGYERSEILGRHFSIFYTPEDLAAGLPARALATAKELGHFEAEGWRVRKDGKRFWASVVMDRINDDQGNLVGFAKITRDISERKAADVARREGELHFKLLVQGVVDYAIYMLSPEGEVSTWNGGAERIKGYAANEVLGTHFSRFYTEEDRAAGRPGKALSTARAEGRFEAEGWRVRKDGSRFRAHVVIDAIRDEAGNLVGFAKVTRDITERMLLESAQAALHSAQRLEAIGKLTGGVAHDFNNILQVIGGSVQLLSELVHDNASALRYANIAMNAVERGAKLSSQLLAFARRQPLQPVVVNAGRIVRGIEDLTQRALGEQVEIESVISGGLWNTLIDPNQLENVILNLAINARDAMPEGGKLTLEVGNAMLDDNYVRSEPDVPPGQYVVVSVSDTGGGMPADVLERAVEPFFTTKGEGKGTGLGLSMAFGFVKQSGGHFRIYSEVGHGTTIKMYFPRVHANEDLRPSALPTEVTGGDQTILVVEDDPTVQAMVVETLTGLGYKVLKADNAEDALAVLKAGVHCDLLFTDVVMPGSLRTPELARQAKALLPHLEVLFTSGYTQNAIIHGGRLDPGVQLLSKPYRREDLARKISAILKPGKRAAPRHVLMVEDNEDARLMAVQVTEVLGYKVSAVGTAEAALALLATQDFDVLMTDVRLPGIDGISLAQKAKAAKPALHIVLCSGMSSLPEQTATLNAVHLLKPFNQTQLKAALG
- a CDS encoding PIN domain-containing protein produces the protein MTINWEKYFVVAFIDSNVALECLALDQLPWKEIASAGSILVLIVPTVMQEVDSKKSHARLADHARRFNRTLRPIVDGAETVVIREAPAPRVEIAMADCGRIDWTQFDEFDQDEADARVAVQTQCTKGPDIGKRILLSHDIRPLYLARKLGLRTYQIGDNWLRAREQSEAEKKAKKLQGEVDALKSREPQLEITLLPGSASVPSVRVRTLSDIERAELQKRIIRLNPIARQDRGGLHGISSHLEFDHTLERRHNFWQEKVVPNYIKDCERKLELNFGQVEIRFRIENVGHVPAEDLLIRLAASGGWVHERPVVAYPVGPHPPVPRTRDLSSMYAFRRSEAAVPGRHDFVVIEEPDRSSQIQIACQDFRHGYDHEYVFIGWVDPHADGLSIDVTVTASNLHGNVRRQLQITPEPIQRTFSELVNLETMRFREEPYAAELLSQELAKNNFNAVDVDGINWDKHF